The following are encoded together in the Pectinophora gossypiella chromosome 14, ilPecGoss1.1, whole genome shotgun sequence genome:
- the LOC126372888 gene encoding uncharacterized protein LOC126372888: MPADNCSYYNCTNSSEQKSMFRFPWNDVNRLKVWLENCGNMNIAHLPAENLRSRYLCIDHFNIKYVRNEKMNGHRKRLQRSAVPEPYQTQDLQNRSSTSSPGSSGTFKVLTPKKVYKNNRLRDCELEELVEPPAVAYQCNTPKRRRLSITEDTPKCKVLKKKLVLYLTKTKCNTF; the protein is encoded by the exons atgcctgcagacaattgttcttattataattgtacaaattcttcggaacagaagtcaatgttccgttttccgtggaatgacgtcaaccgcctaaaagtatggcttgagaattgcg gtaatatgaacattgcccacttgcctgcagaaaatttgcggtcaaggtatttatgcattgaccatttcaatatcaagtatgtacgaaatgaaaaaatgaatggtcatagaaaaagactccagagaagtgcagttccagaaccatatcagactcaagaccttcaaaatcgctcaagcacttcctcaccag gttcatcaggtacttttaaagtactgacaccgaaaaaggtgtacaaaaataatcggcttcgcgactgcgaacttgaagagctcgtggagccgccagcagtagcataccagtgtaacacgccgaagagaagacggttgtcaattactgaagacacgccaaaatgcaaagtattaaaaaagaaattagtattgtatctaacaaaaacaaaatgtaataccttttga